The following coding sequences lie in one Pseudomonas svalbardensis genomic window:
- a CDS encoding PP2C family protein-serine/threonine phosphatase, with product MLVASPWRSAARTDPGKVRARNEDAFLDCPQQGLWVVADGMGGHQGGDIASQLIVASLAELPVQHDFDERLKGIRQCLHWLNRRLGQELTVTAGRHDSIMGSTVVALLVEGNRAACIWAGDSRCYLWRGQRLYQLSKDHSLQQQLIDEQQMSIEDARAHPSAHALTRAVGAADVLTLDVLELEVYPGDTFLLCSDGLYQGLSTDALGNALSLTAPHVALERLFDGALRGSARDNLTAVVIRK from the coding sequence ATGCTGGTTGCCAGTCCCTGGCGCAGCGCTGCGCGTACCGATCCGGGCAAGGTTCGGGCGCGTAACGAAGATGCTTTCCTGGACTGCCCACAGCAGGGGCTGTGGGTGGTCGCGGATGGCATGGGCGGTCATCAGGGTGGCGACATCGCCAGCCAGTTGATCGTCGCCAGCCTGGCGGAATTGCCGGTGCAGCACGACTTCGACGAACGACTCAAAGGTATTCGCCAGTGCCTGCACTGGCTCAACCGCCGCTTGGGTCAGGAGTTGACCGTCACGGCCGGGCGCCACGACAGCATCATGGGCAGCACCGTGGTGGCGCTGCTGGTGGAAGGTAATCGCGCGGCCTGCATCTGGGCCGGCGACAGCCGTTGCTACCTGTGGCGTGGCCAGCGTTTGTATCAGCTGTCCAAGGACCATTCGCTGCAACAACAACTCATCGACGAGCAACAGATGAGCATCGAGGACGCCCGTGCGCATCCTTCGGCCCATGCCCTGACCCGTGCGGTTGGGGCAGCCGATGTGCTGACTCTGGACGTGCTCGAACTCGAGGTTTACCCCGGCGATACGTTTCTGTTGTGCAGCGATGGTTTGTACCAAGGGCTGAGCACCGATGCCTTGGGCAACGCCCTGAGCCTGACCGCGCCGCACGTTGCGCTGGAGCGTCTGTTTGACGGCGCCCTGCGTGGCTCGGCTCGGGACAATCTGACTGCCGTGGTGATCCGAAAATGA
- the tssM gene encoding type VI secretion system membrane subunit TssM: MKKFFKKVGAFLRQTWVWTLLLVLFVALLVWFVGPLLAVNDYKFWEGSTSRLLTISVLFLIWGLTMVFVSWRAGVRKKAIEDTEDGQDRIRREELIDEEQKELRVRFKDALKTLKTSSLYRGRSERWRSDLPWYLLIGPQGSGKTSLLDFSGLEFPINKIDRKLTRDTLGTRHCDWYFADHGVLIDTAGRYLTQPDAEVDGSAWSTLLDLLRKRRRNRPLNGVLVTIPVETLLGGSEQDLDTLARQVRARLQDVHQKLHVDVPIYLVLSKADKLLGFDEFFDQLTREESDQVLGTSFRKEQSGTDVAVLRAEFEELLRRLNSQVIMRMHQERDTQRRGRILDFPHQLGQIGERLCLFVDMAFTGNRYQRVSQLRGFYLTSAPHLTQEMDQTTAGIGANLGLNAGVLPTLRSGRSRFIHHLLSRVIFPEADLAGLDKRERSRIHWGQRALYVGALSALALFGMLWAGGFSANYERLENLRNLATNWTQQRSALTARDDSMAVLKPLDTSYAATQVFPKKGDVSYHERGGLYQGEEVNPVVKEAYERELEAQLLPKVATLLEGQIRANMKDRERLLNSLRAYLMLNMKDRRDGPWLKDWVATEWSQRYAGNTAVQNGLNTHFERLLKQPFIYPLNDQLVAQARQVLRSESLANVVYRMLREQARNLPEYRLSQHLGPQGALFVGTEYVIPGFYTQQGYQQYFSVQGSALVTDILRDNWVLGEGSGISGMDLRRLMVELEQLYFRDYANFWSEAVGQVALPPINDAGEGAEQLAGLTSANSPVLQLLVEVRENTRFPAEAEPVDQAADAAAALGEQKGKLGKLGKLASAAADQASDMAAIKNLPDTAKKSLQRRFEPLHRLLDDNNGPAADLTPALTALNDLQLQLASLARASAPEQAAFEMAKTRMSGQRDALSNLRNASNRLPRPVSVWFNVLAEDTWRLVLNDSYQYLNQRYQSELYSFYGKAINKRYPFTAHSTSDVAISDFREFFKAQGINDRFFDTYMRPFVSGDPGNYRLRSIDGHSMPISKVYLDQMAAAQVIRQSFFSINPAEPQVQFKLEPYTLDPAVSRSEFKFGDKTIEYRHGPIVPVSFKWPTDAEDGRTSLVLDKMAGRPIGIEKNTGPWSLFRLFDLMQTEYLSGRDVLVLKADVGGLRANYLLSSQRTPNPFDMGVLRTFRMPVQL; this comes from the coding sequence ATGAAAAAGTTTTTCAAGAAAGTCGGCGCATTCTTGCGTCAGACCTGGGTCTGGACCTTGTTGCTGGTGCTGTTCGTCGCGCTGCTGGTGTGGTTCGTCGGGCCACTGCTGGCGGTCAATGACTACAAGTTCTGGGAAGGTTCGACCTCCCGCCTGCTGACCATCAGTGTGCTGTTCCTGATCTGGGGCCTGACCATGGTCTTCGTCAGCTGGCGCGCTGGCGTACGCAAGAAAGCCATCGAAGACACCGAAGACGGCCAGGATCGTATCCGCCGTGAAGAGCTGATCGACGAAGAGCAGAAAGAGCTTCGCGTACGCTTCAAGGATGCGTTGAAAACCCTGAAGACCTCGAGCCTCTATCGCGGTCGCAGCGAACGCTGGCGCAGCGATTTGCCTTGGTACTTGCTGATCGGCCCACAGGGCAGCGGCAAGACCAGCCTGCTGGACTTCTCGGGCCTTGAGTTTCCGATCAACAAGATCGACCGCAAGCTGACCCGCGACACCCTCGGCACCCGTCATTGCGACTGGTACTTCGCCGATCACGGTGTGCTGATCGACACCGCCGGGCGTTACCTGACCCAGCCGGATGCCGAAGTCGATGGCAGCGCCTGGAGCACCTTGCTCGACCTGCTGCGCAAGCGTCGCCGCAACCGTCCGTTGAACGGTGTGCTGGTGACCATTCCGGTGGAAACCCTGCTGGGCGGCAGCGAGCAAGACCTCGACACCCTGGCTCGCCAGGTGCGTGCCCGCCTTCAAGATGTGCATCAGAAACTGCACGTCGATGTGCCGATTTATCTGGTGCTGAGCAAGGCTGACAAGCTGCTCGGTTTCGACGAGTTCTTCGATCAGCTGACCCGCGAAGAAAGCGATCAGGTGCTCGGCACCAGCTTCCGCAAAGAGCAGAGCGGCACCGACGTCGCCGTCCTGCGCGCCGAGTTCGAAGAGCTGCTGCGTCGCCTGAACAGCCAAGTGATCATGCGCATGCACCAGGAGCGCGACACCCAGCGCCGTGGCCGCATCCTCGACTTCCCGCATCAACTGGGGCAGATCGGCGAGCGTCTGTGCCTGTTCGTCGACATGGCGTTCACCGGCAACCGCTACCAGCGTGTCAGCCAGTTGCGCGGTTTTTACCTGACCAGCGCACCGCACCTGACTCAAGAAATGGACCAGACCACCGCCGGCATCGGCGCCAATCTGGGCCTGAACGCTGGCGTGCTGCCAACCTTGCGCAGCGGCCGTTCGCGCTTCATTCACCACTTGCTCAGCCGGGTTATTTTCCCCGAGGCCGATCTGGCCGGTCTGGACAAACGCGAACGCAGCCGCATCCATTGGGGCCAGCGCGCGTTGTACGTGGGCGCATTGTCCGCGCTGGCACTGTTCGGCATGCTGTGGGCGGGCGGATTCTCGGCCAACTACGAGCGTCTGGAAAACCTGCGTAACCTGGCTACCAACTGGACGCAACAGCGCTCGGCCCTGACCGCGCGTGATGATTCCATGGCAGTGCTCAAGCCCCTCGACACCAGTTACGCGGCGACTCAGGTCTTCCCGAAAAAAGGTGACGTGTCGTACCACGAACGTGGCGGCCTGTACCAAGGCGAAGAGGTCAATCCGGTGGTCAAGGAGGCCTACGAGCGGGAGCTTGAAGCGCAACTGCTGCCGAAGGTTGCGACCCTGCTGGAAGGGCAGATCCGCGCCAACATGAAGGACCGCGAACGCCTGCTCAACAGCCTGCGTGCGTACCTGATGTTGAACATGAAAGACCGTCGCGACGGCCCGTGGCTCAAGGATTGGGTTGCCACCGAATGGTCCCAGCGTTACGCCGGCAACACCGCCGTGCAGAACGGTTTGAACACGCACTTCGAGCGTTTGCTGAAGCAGCCGTTTATCTACCCGCTGAACGATCAGCTGGTGGCTCAGGCGCGCCAGGTGTTGCGCAGCGAGTCGCTGGCCAACGTGGTTTACCGGATGCTGCGCGAGCAGGCCCGCAACCTGCCCGAATATCGCCTCAGCCAACACTTGGGCCCACAAGGTGCGCTGTTTGTCGGCACCGAATACGTGATCCCGGGTTTCTACACCCAACAGGGTTATCAGCAGTACTTCTCGGTTCAGGGCAGTGCGCTGGTCACCGATATCCTGCGTGACAACTGGGTGCTGGGCGAAGGCTCGGGCATCAGCGGCATGGACTTGCGTCGCCTGATGGTCGAACTGGAGCAACTGTACTTCCGCGACTACGCCAACTTCTGGAGCGAAGCGGTCGGGCAGGTTGCCTTGCCACCGATCAACGACGCCGGTGAAGGCGCCGAGCAACTGGCTGGCCTGACCTCGGCCAACTCCCCGGTGCTGCAACTGCTGGTGGAAGTGCGCGAGAACACCCGTTTCCCGGCAGAAGCCGAACCGGTTGATCAAGCGGCTGATGCCGCTGCAGCGCTGGGAGAGCAGAAAGGCAAGTTGGGCAAGCTGGGCAAACTGGCGTCTGCCGCAGCAGACCAGGCTTCGGACATGGCAGCGATCAAAAACCTGCCGGACACCGCGAAGAAATCCCTGCAACGCCGCTTCGAACCGCTGCACCGTTTGCTGGATGACAACAACGGCCCGGCCGCTGATTTGACCCCGGCCCTGACGGCGCTCAACGACCTGCAACTGCAACTAGCGAGCCTCGCTCGTGCCAGTGCGCCGGAACAGGCTGCGTTCGAAATGGCCAAGACCCGCATGAGCGGTCAGCGTGATGCGCTGAGCAACTTGCGCAATGCCTCCAACCGTCTGCCGCGTCCGGTCAGCGTGTGGTTCAACGTACTGGCTGAAGACACCTGGCGTCTGGTGCTGAACGACTCCTACCAGTACCTGAACCAGCGTTATCAGAGCGAGCTGTATAGCTTCTATGGCAAGGCGATCAACAAGCGTTATCCGTTCACCGCCCACAGCACCAGCGACGTTGCGATCAGCGACTTCCGCGAGTTCTTCAAGGCGCAGGGCATCAACGATCGCTTCTTTGATACCTACATGCGTCCGTTCGTGAGTGGCGATCCAGGCAACTACCGCCTGCGCAGCATCGACGGTCACAGCATGCCGATCTCCAAGGTCTACCTCGACCAGATGGCCGCGGCACAAGTGATTCGCCAGAGCTTCTTCTCGATCAATCCGGCCGAGCCACAAGTGCAGTTCAAACTGGAGCCGTACACCCTCGACCCGGCCGTCAGCCGTTCCGAGTTCAAGTTTGGCGACAAGACCATCGAATACCGCCACGGCCCAATCGTGCCGGTGTCGTTCAAATGGCCGACCGACGCTGAAGACGGTCGCACCAGCCTGGTCCTCGACAAAATGGCCGGTCGCCCGATCGGCATCGAGAAGAACACCGGCCCATGGTCGCTGTTCCGTCTGTTCGACCTGATGCAGACCGAGTACCTGAGCGGTCGCGATGTGCTGGTGCTCAAAGCTGACGTAGGCGGCCTGCGCGCCAATTACCTGCTTAGCAGCCAGCGCACACCGAACCCGTTCGACATGGGCGTGCTGCGTACCTTCCGTATGCCGGTGCAGCTCTGA
- the tssK gene encoding type VI secretion system baseplate subunit TssK yields the protein MNSHKVIWQEGMLLRPQHFQHNDRYYDHQMKTRTQLLGSYTWGFLNLDIDLQFLNMGKLVISQASGILPDGSLFELGGNTEPLALDVPPNTGHTPIYLALPLVTGNHIESRRPEQSDVLARYTAYEAEVADSNAGDDSASQVSCGRPDFKLLLGEQQSDQAYVKLKICEVLDTTPDGVISLDPDFVPTYIQAHSSSYLLSCLKEVISMLGHRGDTIAERIRSNGKVGGAEVGDFMMLQLINRTELLLRHYLGLEQVHPEELYRTLLTMLGDLATFSSDSKRPRLDSRYQHSDQGASFRKLMEAIRQVLSMVLEQHAIELVLQARQYGIIVSPLHDHKLLGSASFVLAASANCDSEELRHRLPAHLKVGPVERIRQLVNLHLPGIKVKPLPVAPRQIAFHSNKTYFILELSSEDLAQLERSGGFAFHVSGEFAELELKFWAIRN from the coding sequence ATGAATTCCCATAAAGTGATTTGGCAGGAAGGCATGCTGCTGCGCCCGCAGCACTTCCAGCACAACGATCGCTACTACGACCACCAGATGAAGACCCGCACGCAGTTGCTGGGCAGCTACACCTGGGGCTTCCTGAACCTGGACATCGACTTGCAGTTCCTCAACATGGGCAAACTGGTGATCAGCCAGGCCTCGGGGATTCTGCCGGACGGCAGCCTGTTTGAACTCGGCGGCAACACTGAGCCGTTGGCCCTCGACGTGCCGCCGAACACCGGTCATACGCCGATCTACCTGGCGCTGCCATTGGTCACCGGCAACCACATCGAGTCGCGTCGTCCGGAGCAATCCGACGTGCTGGCGCGCTACACCGCGTACGAAGCGGAAGTCGCCGATTCCAACGCCGGCGACGATTCCGCCAGCCAGGTCAGCTGCGGCCGTCCGGACTTCAAACTGTTGCTCGGCGAGCAGCAGAGCGACCAGGCCTACGTGAAACTGAAGATCTGCGAAGTGCTCGACACCACGCCCGACGGCGTGATCAGCCTCGACCCGGACTTCGTGCCGACCTACATTCAGGCGCATTCGTCCAGCTACCTGCTGTCGTGCCTGAAAGAAGTGATCAGCATGCTCGGCCACCGGGGCGACACCATCGCCGAGCGGATCCGCTCCAACGGCAAAGTAGGCGGTGCGGAAGTCGGCGACTTCATGATGCTGCAACTGATCAACCGCACCGAACTGCTGCTGCGCCACTACCTCGGCCTGGAGCAGGTTCACCCGGAAGAGTTGTACCGCACGCTGCTGACCATGCTCGGCGATCTGGCGACCTTCTCCAGCGACAGCAAACGCCCGCGCCTGGACAGCCGTTACCAGCACAGCGACCAGGGCGCGAGCTTCCGCAAGCTGATGGAAGCGATTCGTCAGGTGCTGTCGATGGTGCTCGAACAGCACGCCATCGAACTGGTCCTGCAAGCGCGCCAATACGGGATCATCGTCTCGCCGTTGCACGACCACAAACTGCTGGGCTCGGCCTCGTTCGTGCTCGCCGCCAGTGCCAACTGCGACTCCGAAGAACTGCGCCATCGCTTGCCCGCGCACCTCAAGGTCGGCCCGGTGGAGCGTATTCGCCAACTGGTCAACCTGCATCTGCCTGGCATCAAGGTCAAACCGTTGCCGGTGGCCCCGCGGCAGATCGCGTTCCACTCCAACAAAACCTATTTCATTCTCGAACTCAGTTCCGAAGACCTGGCACAACTCGAGCGCTCCGGCGGCTTCGCGTTCCACGTGTCCGGCGAATTCGCCGAGCTTGAACTGAAATTCTGGGCCATCAGGAACTGA
- the tssJ gene encoding type VI secretion system lipoprotein TssJ, translating into MSRCSTAFFKTLTAFAALVLLAGCSSLSPYSHVTKLNLKLTASDQLNPDLNGRPSPIVVRLFELKHPVTFENADFFSLYERAKESLAPDLVASEEIELRPGETVEMKLSVEEGSRYVGILAAYRDLPETKWRYTVQVTPVEVTDADLTLDQAGIRNSNETLAKADD; encoded by the coding sequence ATGTCTCGCTGCTCGACCGCTTTTTTCAAGACGCTGACGGCGTTCGCGGCCCTGGTGCTGCTGGCCGGCTGCTCGTCGCTGTCGCCGTATTCCCACGTCACCAAACTCAACCTGAAGCTGACCGCCAGCGATCAGCTGAACCCGGACCTCAACGGGCGTCCGTCGCCGATCGTTGTCCGTCTGTTCGAGCTTAAGCATCCGGTGACGTTCGAGAACGCTGATTTCTTCAGCCTGTACGAGCGCGCCAAGGAATCCCTGGCCCCGGACCTGGTGGCCAGCGAAGAAATTGAACTGCGTCCAGGTGAAACCGTGGAGATGAAACTCAGCGTGGAGGAGGGCAGTCGTTACGTCGGCATCCTCGCCGCCTACCGCGATCTGCCGGAAACCAAATGGCGCTACACGGTGCAAGTCACCCCGGTGGAAGTCACCGACGCTGATCTGACCCTCGACCAGGCCGGCATCCGCAACAGCAACGAAACGCTCGCCAAGGCGGATGACTGA
- a CDS encoding sigma-54 interaction domain-containing protein: protein MFTQVPQPLVYAEALLAQFASLSRAADGAALLGDFVRGLAELSGCELTQLYLLDATHTCLGMNAECLNGILQPRESASLPADYNGEQLLQFALCQNRVVCLSELSGSLHETSFLPPQAMPWQSLLCVPLVNQQKAVEGLLLCASRRHIDLQGFADSLGQLGSFVLGQLHLLQRLRQPTVDARPVKASVPSASGYGLIGKSSAMRQTYSLISKVLHSPYTVLLRGETGTGKEVVARAIHDCGPRRSQAFIVQNCAAFPENLLESELFGYRKGAFTGADRDRAGLFDAANGGTLLLDEIGDMPLSLQAKLLRVLQEGEIRPLGSNDTHKIDVRIIAATHRDLSVLVSEGKFREDLYYRLAQFPIELPALRQREGDILDLARHFADKACSFLQRDAVCWSDAALDHLSGYTFPGNVRELKGLVERAVLLCEGGELLAEHFSLRMEAMPEDSSGLNLRERLEQVERSLLLDCLRKNDGNQTLAARELGLPRRTLLYRLGRLNINLGDFDG from the coding sequence ATGTTCACTCAAGTGCCGCAACCGCTGGTCTATGCCGAAGCCTTGCTGGCGCAGTTCGCCAGCTTGTCGCGCGCGGCGGACGGTGCTGCGCTGCTGGGTGACTTCGTGCGCGGCTTGGCCGAGCTCAGCGGTTGTGAGTTGACGCAGCTGTACCTGCTGGACGCGACTCACACGTGCCTGGGGATGAACGCCGAATGCCTCAACGGCATCCTGCAACCCCGGGAATCGGCGAGCCTGCCGGCGGATTACAACGGTGAACAACTGCTGCAATTCGCCCTGTGCCAGAACCGCGTGGTGTGCCTCAGCGAGCTGAGCGGCAGCCTGCACGAAACCAGTTTCCTGCCGCCTCAGGCCATGCCTTGGCAGTCGCTGTTGTGTGTGCCGCTGGTCAATCAGCAGAAAGCCGTCGAAGGCTTGCTGCTGTGCGCCAGTCGCCGGCACATCGACCTGCAAGGCTTTGCCGATTCCCTTGGTCAACTCGGTTCGTTCGTGCTCGGCCAATTGCATTTGCTGCAACGTCTGCGTCAGCCAACCGTTGATGCGCGGCCAGTGAAGGCCAGCGTCCCGAGCGCCAGCGGCTACGGTTTGATCGGCAAGAGTTCGGCCATGCGCCAGACCTATTCGCTGATCAGCAAAGTCCTGCACAGCCCATATACCGTGCTGCTGCGCGGTGAAACCGGCACCGGCAAGGAAGTGGTGGCGCGGGCGATTCACGATTGCGGGCCGCGCCGTTCTCAGGCGTTCATCGTGCAGAACTGCGCGGCGTTCCCCGAGAACCTGCTGGAAAGCGAACTGTTCGGCTACCGCAAAGGTGCGTTCACCGGTGCTGATCGCGACCGTGCCGGGCTGTTCGATGCGGCCAACGGCGGCACCTTGCTGCTCGATGAAATCGGCGACATGCCGTTGTCCCTGCAGGCCAAGCTGTTGCGGGTTCTGCAGGAGGGCGAGATTCGCCCATTGGGTTCCAACGACACCCACAAGATCGACGTGCGCATCATCGCCGCGACTCACCGGGATTTGTCGGTGCTGGTCAGCGAAGGCAAATTCCGCGAGGACTTGTACTACCGCCTCGCGCAGTTCCCGATCGAGTTGCCGGCCCTGCGTCAGCGCGAAGGCGACATCCTCGACCTGGCCCGGCACTTCGCCGACAAGGCGTGCTCGTTCTTGCAGCGTGATGCGGTGTGCTGGTCCGATGCGGCGCTGGATCACCTGTCCGGTTACACCTTCCCCGGCAACGTGCGTGAACTCAAAGGCCTGGTCGAACGCGCGGTGCTGTTGTGCGAGGGCGGTGAGTTACTGGCCGAACATTTTTCCCTGCGCATGGAAGCCATGCCGGAAGACAGCAGTGGCCTGAACCTGCGCGAACGCCTGGAGCAGGTCGAGCGCAGTCTGTTGCTCGATTGCCTGCGCAAAAACGACGGCAACCAAACCCTTGCGGCCCGCGAACTTGGGCTGCCGCGCCGCACGCTGCTGTATCGCCTCGGGCGCCTGAATATCAACCTGGGTGATTTCGATGGCTAG
- the icmH gene encoding type IVB secretion system protein IcmH/DotU, with product MIKDMEHTQDDKTVLLDRQGHGPASSPLTDFAAPPRFEQLEERMIYAARLRPAEAFNISLNSLVAAASDLLSEVVRLKHSDTREDMYALNERLTAGLKLFEVRALHNGAESSQVMAARYVLCTVVDEAVVTTPWGNESEWSQMSLLSSFHNETFGGEKFFQLLDRLSKNPVKHLPMLELMYLCLSLGFEGKYRVQARGMLELEGIRDALYRQIRQLRGDVPRELSPHWEGLNDQRRSLVRIVPAWMVVLFTVVCLVVMYSGFAWVLGEQRETVLQPYQQLDPAAVQPQSQP from the coding sequence ATGATCAAGGACATGGAACATACCCAGGACGATAAAACCGTCCTGCTCGACCGCCAGGGCCACGGCCCTGCTTCGAGCCCGCTGACAGATTTCGCCGCACCGCCGCGTTTCGAACAGCTCGAAGAACGGATGATCTACGCCGCACGCTTGCGCCCGGCTGAAGCGTTCAACATCAGCCTCAATTCGCTGGTCGCAGCCGCCTCCGACCTGTTGTCGGAAGTGGTGCGACTCAAGCACAGCGACACCCGCGAAGACATGTACGCGCTCAACGAGCGACTGACCGCCGGGCTGAAACTGTTTGAAGTGCGTGCGCTGCACAACGGCGCCGAAAGCAGCCAGGTGATGGCCGCGCGTTACGTGCTCTGCACCGTGGTCGACGAAGCCGTCGTGACCACGCCGTGGGGCAACGAAAGCGAGTGGTCGCAGATGAGCCTGCTCAGCAGCTTCCACAACGAAACCTTCGGCGGCGAGAAGTTCTTCCAACTGCTGGATCGCCTGTCGAAAAACCCGGTCAAGCACCTGCCGATGCTGGAGCTGATGTACCTGTGCCTGTCGCTGGGCTTCGAAGGCAAGTACCGGGTGCAAGCCCGCGGCATGCTCGAGCTCGAAGGCATCCGCGACGCCTTGTATCGCCAGATTCGCCAACTTCGCGGCGACGTGCCGCGCGAACTGTCGCCGCATTGGGAAGGCTTGAATGATCAGCGCCGCAGCCTGGTGCGCATCGTGCCAGCGTGGATGGTGGTGTTGTTCACCGTGGTTTGCCTGGTGGTGATGTATTCGGGCTTCGCCTGGGTACTGGGCGAGCAACGCGAAACCGTTCTGCAACCTTATCAGCAGCTTGATCCGGCCGCGGTCCAGCCGCAGTCGCAGCCGTAA
- the tagH gene encoding type VI secretion system-associated FHA domain protein TagH — translation MELVFEMLNTKQFVPTDLCQKTFKQAGGVIGRGEDCDWIIPDRKRHLSNHHALISYREGTFFLTDTSSNGIQDSESGARLRKGEAMRIEHGSVYVLGDFEIRARLVRDPATFDVEVGRPQAAGSIIPDDAFLDLDPLNALDQQERVYSEIDELISPSTTIEDTRQRADYARIDMESLMVPELINAPAEPAPAPPPKAVERQSEGFWEHFGAALGVDLKGLDHDAREALALNAARLLKQSVGGLQQSLRTRSELKNELRLAQTTVQGTNKNPLKFAVDAGEALGILLQGNKPGQLPAEQAVSRAFRDLQAHQVALLTASRAAVRGTLEHFSPQQLTLRFERDNKPLLATSGSRWRAYGRYHQALRQDDDWSERLLARDFAQAYEEQIRLISTLHTDHQG, via the coding sequence ATGGAACTGGTTTTCGAAATGCTGAACACCAAGCAGTTCGTGCCCACGGATTTGTGCCAGAAGACCTTCAAACAGGCCGGTGGCGTGATCGGTCGGGGCGAGGATTGCGACTGGATCATCCCGGACCGCAAGCGTCACCTGTCCAACCACCACGCGTTGATCAGCTACCGCGAAGGCACGTTTTTCCTGACCGATACCAGCAGCAACGGTATCCAGGACAGCGAAAGCGGCGCGCGCCTGCGCAAGGGCGAAGCGATGCGCATCGAGCACGGCAGCGTCTACGTGCTGGGTGACTTCGAGATCCGTGCGCGGCTGGTGCGCGACCCGGCGACCTTCGACGTTGAAGTCGGCCGTCCGCAAGCGGCAGGCAGCATCATCCCTGATGACGCGTTTCTCGATCTCGACCCACTCAATGCCCTCGATCAGCAAGAGCGCGTGTACTCGGAAATCGACGAGCTGATCTCCCCGAGCACGACCATCGAGGACACCCGTCAGCGCGCCGACTATGCGCGCATCGACATGGAAAGCCTGATGGTGCCGGAGCTGATCAACGCCCCGGCAGAGCCAGCCCCCGCGCCACCGCCGAAAGCGGTCGAGCGTCAGAGTGAAGGTTTCTGGGAGCACTTCGGTGCGGCGCTGGGCGTGGACCTCAAAGGCCTCGACCACGATGCCCGCGAAGCCCTGGCGCTGAACGCTGCACGCCTGCTCAAGCAAAGCGTCGGCGGTTTGCAGCAGAGCCTGCGCACCCGCAGCGAACTGAAAAACGAACTGCGTCTGGCCCAGACCACCGTGCAAGGCACGAACAAAAACCCACTGAAATTTGCCGTCGATGCCGGTGAAGCGCTGGGCATTTTGTTGCAGGGTAACAAGCCGGGTCAGTTGCCGGCCGAGCAGGCGGTCTCCCGTGCGTTCCGCGATTTGCAGGCGCATCAGGTGGCCTTGCTGACGGCCAGCCGCGCCGCTGTTCGCGGCACGCTTGAACACTTCTCGCCACAGCAATTGACCCTGCGTTTCGAGCGCGACAACAAGCCTTTGCTGGCCACGTCCGGCAGTCGCTGGAGAGCTTACGGTCGTTATCACCAGGCCCTGCGTCAGGACGATGACTGGAGCGAGCGCCTGCTGGCCCGCGACTTCGCTCAGGCCTACGAAGAACAGATCCGCCTGATTTCCACCCTTCACACCGACCACCAAGGATGA